The following is a genomic window from Rhodopirellula islandica.
GTAGTCTCGCTTCTTGACGTTCTCGGCTCTCTCCCGCCGTGTCAGGGGCGGTTGTCCGTACACGACGTGACACAACAGGTCGAAGGGGTCGAGGTCTTTGCCGATGTCGTCCGCGAGTGCTTCAAACAAGACGCCCTGTTCCTCGAACTCGGACATGATCGCGGCTTTCTTGTCGGCAGCATTCCAGGTCTGAAGGAACTCGTCCATGGAGGCGAATCGCGACATGACCTTTTTCTTGGTGTAGTCGCGAAGGGATTCGGTGATGAGTTTGCCGTCCGGGCCGTAGTACTGGATTCGCTCGGCGACAACGCTCACCTCGGTATCCAGGACATAGTATTTCTTGACTCCCGGCTGCGGTGGTGGCGGATCATCTCCATTGGTGTCGCCCTCGCCTGGATCGCCATCGGTGCCCTTGCCACCGGACAGCGGATCGTAGTCTTCGTCTGGGATCGGATCCCCATCGAAGTCGGGATCGGCGAACAGCTCGGTGGCCTTTTTGAAGTCCATGATCGTAAAGAAGAGTTTGTCGTAGTCTTCGTCGATCCGGGTTCCCCGGCCGATGATCTGCTTGAACTCGGTCATCGACTGAATCCGTTGGTCGAGAACGACGAGTTTGCAGGTCTTGGCATCCACGCCCGTTGTCATCAGCTTCGATGTCGTCGCGATGACGGGGTAACGGGACTCGGGATCGATGAAGAAGTCCAGTTGCTCTTTGCCTTCTTTGTTGTCCCCTGTAATTCGGACGACGTAGCGGTCGTCTTCGCCGACCAATTCCGGGTTGCAGTTGACCAAGGCTTGACGCATCCGTTCGGCATGGTCGATGTCATCGCAGAACACGATGGTTTTGTCGTAGGGGTTGGTCGCTTGAAGAAACTCGGTGATCCGCTGGGCGACGAGCTGGGTGCGTGGCTCCAGAACTAGAGATTTGTCGAAGTCCTTTTGATTGTAGATTCGATCTTCGATGAGATTTCCGTGCTTATCCAATTGTCCTTTGGTGGGGCGCCAGCCTTGGAGGTCTTTGTCGATGTCGACCCGGATGACTTTGTAGGGAGCGAGGAATCCGTCATCGATCCCCTGTCGCAGCGAGTAGGTGTAGATGGGGTCGCCGAAGTAATGAATGTTGGAGATGTACTGGGTCTCCTTGGGCGTGGCAGTCATCCCCAGATGCGTCGCGCTGCTGAAGTAATCGAGCACCTCCCGCCATGCGGAATCGTCCTTGGCGCTGCCGCGATGGCATTCGTCGACCACGATGAGATCAAAGAAGTCAGGGGAGAATTCTTTGTAAACCTTGTCGCTCTCCTCGGGACCGGTGATGGCCTGGTAGAGCGACAGGAAGATCTCGAATGACTTGTCCGCCTTCCGATTGCGGATTTTGGTCATCGCGCCGCCGAACGGCTTGAAATCGTTTGTTTTGGTTTGGTCGACCAGAATGTTCCGGTCGGCGAGGAACAGGATGCGTTTCTTGGCCCCAGACTTCCATAATCGCCAGATGATTTGGAAAGCGGTGTAGGTTTTGCCGGTACCGGTTGCCATGACCAGCAAGACACGATCTTTTCCGGACGCGATCGCTTCGACGCTGCGGTTGATTGCCTTGGCTTGGTAGTACCTGGGGGACTTGCCCGATCCATCGTCGTGGAAATCCTGATCGACGATTTGCTCGGCTTGATCGCTGATGCCACGCCATCGAAGGTAGCGTTGCCAAAGATCGTCCGGCGTTGGGAACTGATCGAGAGGGATTTGGAATTCGGTTTCCGGATAGGTCCCCGTTCGGTCGTGAATGAGGAAGCCGTCCCCGTTGCTGCTGATCGCGAACGGAACGTCGAGGCAATCTTCGTGGGAGTAGGACAGTGCCTGCTGCATCCCAGCCCCGACGGTGTGCTTGTTGTCCTTGGCTTCGACGATGGCGAGCGGGATGCCCGGTTTGTAGTAGAGGACATAGTCGGCACGTTTTTTCGGTCCCCGCGCCGTGGATCGCCCTTTCACGATGACGCGACCATCGGTGAACGTGACCTCTTCACGCACTTGCGCGTGCAGATCCCAACCCGCAGCCGTGATGCTGGGGGTGATGAATTGTGTGCAAATGTCGCGTTCACTCAGCGACTTCTTGTCGATTGAGTCCATGATTCCTACCTGATTTGGCGGGCAAAGGCCGGGGCATGTCGCTCAGGTAGGATGTGCGACGATGCCCCGGTCTTCTGTTTCAAGCTGTCCAGCGGCCAACTGGAGTGGCTTCCCGTGCGGGAGTATAGACAGTATGGCCCACAGAGTGGGACAGGGCTGGGACGAAACTCGCTTGCACTTTGGTGCGACTCTCGGGGATCAGGAAAGCCTGTCGAATGTTTTGCCAACAAGCGGTTTACGCTCGATGCAGACCGCCGCCCAGGCTCCCGAAGGACAGCACCAAACCATTGCCGCTACCGGACGTTCGATTCGCGAGAATCCCGATCAGGCTCAGTCGATCTTG
Proteins encoded in this region:
- the hsdR gene encoding EcoAI/FtnUII family type I restriction enzme subunit R, translated to MDSIDKKSLSERDICTQFITPSITAAGWDLHAQVREEVTFTDGRVIVKGRSTARGPKKRADYVLYYKPGIPLAIVEAKDNKHTVGAGMQQALSYSHEDCLDVPFAISSNGDGFLIHDRTGTYPETEFQIPLDQFPTPDDLWQRYLRWRGISDQAEQIVDQDFHDDGSGKSPRYYQAKAINRSVEAIASGKDRVLLVMATGTGKTYTAFQIIWRLWKSGAKKRILFLADRNILVDQTKTNDFKPFGGAMTKIRNRKADKSFEIFLSLYQAITGPEESDKVYKEFSPDFFDLIVVDECHRGSAKDDSAWREVLDYFSSATHLGMTATPKETQYISNIHYFGDPIYTYSLRQGIDDGFLAPYKVIRVDIDKDLQGWRPTKGQLDKHGNLIEDRIYNQKDFDKSLVLEPRTQLVAQRITEFLQATNPYDKTIVFCDDIDHAERMRQALVNCNPELVGEDDRYVVRITGDNKEGKEQLDFFIDPESRYPVIATTSKLMTTGVDAKTCKLVVLDQRIQSMTEFKQIIGRGTRIDEDYDKLFFTIMDFKKATELFADPDFDGDPIPDEDYDPLSGGKGTDGDPGEGDTNGDDPPPPQPGVKKYYVLDTEVSVVAERIQYYGPDGKLITESLRDYTKKKVMSRFASMDEFLQTWNAADKKAAIMSEFEEQGVLFEALADDIGKDLDPFDLLCHVVYGQPPLTRRERAENVKKRDYFTKYGTQARAVLEALLEKYANQGILAIESMDVLKVDPLDDMGTPVEIIKLFGGKDAYLAALKDLETQLYASAS